A single window of Bordetella genomosp. 11 DNA harbors:
- a CDS encoding ABC transporter permease: MTSRMPVRFAYFLLVALVLLFLIVPVLIIVPMSFSDARFLTFPPRAYSFRWYEAFFGNPAWLQAARTSLTIAVAATLVATPLGVLASYAINASGARVARYARTVLLLPLMVPVIIVAIGVFFIYARIGLVTTLPGLILANVMLGLPYVVVSVTAGLADFDPAQELVARSLGMNRLRAFMTVTLPQIRASVLSGALFVFISAIDETIVALFISGGANQTLTKRMFTALRDEIDPTIASISTMMTAASFILAMIVMAARRKR, translated from the coding sequence ATGACGTCTCGTATGCCGGTCCGCTTCGCATATTTCCTTCTGGTGGCATTGGTGCTGCTGTTCCTGATCGTGCCCGTGCTTATCATCGTGCCGATGTCGTTTTCGGATGCGCGCTTTCTGACCTTCCCGCCCCGCGCGTATTCGTTCCGCTGGTACGAGGCGTTTTTCGGCAATCCCGCCTGGTTGCAGGCCGCCCGCACCAGTCTGACCATCGCGGTGGCGGCGACGCTGGTCGCCACGCCGCTGGGCGTGCTGGCTTCCTATGCCATCAATGCCTCCGGCGCCCGGGTGGCGCGCTATGCCCGCACCGTATTGCTCCTGCCCCTGATGGTGCCGGTCATCATCGTCGCCATCGGCGTATTTTTCATCTATGCCAGGATCGGGCTGGTGACGACCCTGCCGGGACTGATACTGGCCAATGTCATGCTGGGCCTGCCCTACGTGGTGGTATCCGTGACGGCGGGCCTGGCCGATTTCGACCCGGCGCAGGAATTGGTCGCGCGCAGCCTGGGAATGAACCGCTTGCGCGCCTTCATGACGGTCACGCTGCCGCAGATACGCGCCAGCGTGCTGTCGGGAGCGCTATTCGTATTCATCTCCGCTATCGACGAGACCATCGTCGCGCTGTTCATTTCCGGCGGCGCCAACCAGACCTTGACCAAGCGCATGTTCACCGCCTTGCGCGATGAGATCGATCCCACCATCGCTTCCATCAGCACGATGATGACGGCGGCGTCCTTTATCCTCGCCATGATTGTCATGGCGGCGCGGCGCAAGCGGTGA
- a CDS encoding uracil-xanthine permease family protein: MPLRSLLRLPHVHANRRPADLMYAANERPPLGTLLGLAAQHTATALAFVAYVLATARIANLPQDATQSLVTATVLGMAIATILQAYGGRLGAGALIVHLPDPIVMIAAASVIAVQGGGVLAAIGLANGVAGLLIGQAIPRLRAFFPPTIAGVVVCVTGISLIEPAFHHATGFTPAQAAAGTRLRFDGVDILISGVTLAVIVALSVWGTRRTKLFALLAGLAAGVVLAGLLGRLTGGELLANAPVFGLPHVPTPDLHIEPAILVAIVLLAVMVQLDTLGTVVLMSKMEDADWRRADMRRVSGGIRAGSLSNILAGFLGGLPSGTSSANIALCHISRSTTRYAGLVAGILLALVAFLPKSTVALTLIPTPVVGAVETYAAAYLIVSGIELIASRAMDARATFMVGLSMVAGVGTILLPDVAEQAPPSMRILAESGVVVAGVVAILLNLLFRLGVSRRDEQPLVPLPRNQGGAAMDLGTAVVTFVEESGARWGARRDAVQRAAEAALEATEAVLAAGGDRTVTAIRGSFDEFNLDIELIHTGEPLHLGIAAPASPSLLDTSDEEFQAELDRALRGVSTVLLRRLADRLTTGKRDGRAFLRLHFDH; the protein is encoded by the coding sequence ATGCCCCTGCGATCGCTCCTGCGCCTGCCCCACGTCCATGCCAACCGCCGGCCCGCGGATTTGATGTACGCCGCCAACGAGCGGCCCCCCCTGGGAACGCTGCTGGGCCTGGCGGCGCAGCATACCGCCACCGCCCTGGCCTTCGTGGCTTATGTCCTGGCCACCGCGCGCATTGCCAACCTGCCGCAGGATGCCACGCAAAGCCTGGTCACGGCCACTGTGCTCGGCATGGCCATCGCCACCATTCTGCAAGCCTATGGCGGGCGCCTGGGCGCGGGGGCGCTCATCGTCCACCTGCCGGACCCCATCGTCATGATCGCCGCGGCGTCGGTGATCGCGGTGCAAGGCGGCGGCGTGCTGGCGGCGATCGGCCTGGCCAACGGCGTCGCCGGCCTGCTGATAGGCCAGGCCATCCCGCGGCTGCGCGCCTTTTTCCCGCCCACGATCGCGGGCGTGGTGGTCTGCGTCACCGGGATATCGCTGATCGAACCCGCCTTCCACCATGCCACCGGGTTTACGCCCGCGCAGGCCGCCGCCGGTACGCGCCTGAGGTTCGACGGCGTCGACATCCTGATCAGCGGCGTCACGCTGGCGGTCATCGTTGCGCTCTCCGTGTGGGGGACGCGGCGCACCAAGCTGTTCGCCCTGCTCGCCGGCCTGGCGGCGGGCGTCGTACTGGCGGGCCTACTGGGGCGGCTGACCGGGGGCGAGCTGCTGGCGAACGCGCCGGTCTTCGGCCTGCCGCACGTGCCCACGCCGGACCTGCACATCGAGCCCGCCATCCTGGTGGCCATCGTGCTGCTGGCCGTCATGGTGCAGCTCGATACGCTGGGCACGGTCGTGCTGATGAGCAAGATGGAGGATGCCGACTGGCGACGGGCCGATATGCGGCGCGTCAGCGGCGGCATCCGCGCCGGTTCGCTTTCCAATATCCTGGCCGGCTTCCTGGGCGGACTGCCCAGCGGGACCTCGTCGGCCAATATCGCCCTCTGCCATATCAGCCGGTCCACCACGCGCTATGCCGGCCTGGTGGCCGGCATCCTGCTGGCCCTGGTCGCATTCCTGCCCAAGTCCACCGTCGCCCTCACCCTGATCCCCACGCCGGTGGTGGGCGCCGTCGAGACCTATGCGGCCGCCTACCTGATCGTATCCGGCATCGAACTGATCGCCTCGCGAGCGATGGACGCGCGCGCCACCTTCATGGTCGGCCTGTCCATGGTGGCCGGTGTCGGCACCATCCTGCTGCCGGACGTGGCGGAGCAGGCGCCGCCGTCGATGCGCATCCTCGCCGAAAGCGGCGTCGTCGTCGCCGGTGTCGTGGCGATACTGCTCAATCTGCTATTCCGGCTGGGCGTGTCGCGGCGCGACGAACAGCCGCTGGTGCCGCTGCCCCGCAACCAGGGCGGCGCCGCCATGGACCTGGGTACCGCCGTCGTGACTTTCGTCGAAGAATCGGGCGCCCGCTGGGGCGCGCGGCGCGATGCCGTGCAGCGCGCGGCCGAGGCCGCGCTGGAAGCCACCGAGGCGGTGCTCGCCGCCGGCGGGGACAGGACCGTGACGGCGATCCGCGGCAGCTTCGACGAATTCAACCTGGACATCGAGCTGATCCACACGGGCGAACCCTTGCACCTGGGCATCGCGGCGCCTGCATCGCCTTCGCTGCTCGACACCAGCGACGAGGAATTCCAGGCGGAACTGGACCGCGCGCTGCGCGGCGTATCGACCGTGCTGCTGCGGCGCCTGGCCGACCGCCTGACCACCGGCAAGCGCGACGGCCGGGCCTTCCTGCGCCTGCACTTCGATCACTAG
- a CDS encoding mandelate racemase/muconate lactonizing enzyme family protein has protein sequence MKITKLNLQAVSVPLPAPIPSARIVIRTADCVLVTLETDEGATGEGMVFTLNGHRLSVLHETLRSLEPLVLGLDPGMSGAFWSRAWSDISFLGHRGATVVGMAGIDMALWDLRGKQAGLNVGRLIGACRDALPIYRSGSLRLSASIDQLQKEAAGFVKDGYRAMKMSLGKPGMQEDVERVRAVREAIGPGVRLMADCNQQFTPDRAIRLGRRLEEFELGWIEEPVPYHDHAGEAQVAAALDTPVASGESEYARFGMMEMLQRKSADILMPDLQRMGGPTEFLKVAHAAEFFNTPISPHLFTEMSLSLAAALPNAMIVEHMPWFAPLYGAPIPLDAEGNVKVPTAPGWGYSFDPEAVARFAV, from the coding sequence ATGAAAATCACCAAACTGAATCTGCAGGCCGTCAGCGTTCCGCTGCCTGCCCCCATCCCCAGCGCGCGCATCGTCATCAGGACGGCGGATTGCGTACTCGTCACGCTGGAAACCGACGAAGGCGCGACCGGCGAAGGCATGGTGTTCACGCTGAACGGCCACCGGCTGTCCGTGCTGCACGAAACCCTGCGCAGCCTGGAGCCGCTGGTGCTTGGACTGGATCCCGGCATGAGCGGTGCCTTCTGGTCGCGCGCCTGGTCGGATATCTCGTTCCTGGGCCATCGCGGCGCTACCGTAGTGGGCATGGCGGGCATCGACATGGCGTTGTGGGATCTGCGCGGCAAGCAGGCCGGGCTGAACGTCGGCCGCCTGATCGGCGCCTGCCGCGACGCGCTGCCGATCTACCGCAGCGGCAGCCTGCGGCTGTCTGCGTCCATCGACCAGTTGCAGAAGGAGGCCGCCGGTTTCGTCAAGGACGGCTATCGCGCCATGAAGATGTCCTTGGGCAAGCCCGGCATGCAGGAAGATGTGGAGCGGGTCCGGGCGGTGCGCGAGGCGATCGGGCCGGGGGTGCGGCTGATGGCGGACTGCAATCAGCAGTTCACGCCCGACCGGGCGATCCGGCTGGGACGGCGGCTGGAAGAATTCGAACTGGGCTGGATCGAAGAGCCGGTGCCTTATCACGACCATGCCGGCGAGGCGCAGGTCGCCGCCGCGCTGGATACGCCCGTGGCCAGCGGCGAAAGCGAGTATGCGCGCTTCGGCATGATGGAGATGCTGCAGCGCAAATCCGCCGACATCCTGATGCCCGACCTGCAGCGCATGGGCGGCCCCACCGAATTCCTGAAGGTCGCGCACGCCGCGGAATTCTTCAACACGCCGATCTCGCCGCATCTTTTCACGGAGATGAGCCTGTCGCTGGCCGCCGCGCTGCCCAATGCCATGATCGTCGAGCACATGCCCTGGTTCGCCCCGCTATACGGCGCGCCGATCCCGCTGGACGCCGAGGGCAATGTCAAAGTGCCCACGGCGCCGGGCTGGGGATACTCCTTCGACCCGGAGGCGGTGGCCCGGTTCGCGGTTTGA
- a CDS encoding GFA family protein encodes MKVQGQCHCGAIVYQAEVDPDTVSICHCTDCQRLSGGIFRVNIPAPAEHFRIVKGEPRRYIKTADSGARRVHAFCENCGSPVYSSAVENPTSYSLRLGALDQRDQLGRPRRQIWTRRRIGWMPPLHEVPGVDGQP; translated from the coding sequence ATGAAAGTCCAAGGCCAGTGCCATTGCGGCGCCATCGTGTACCAGGCGGAAGTCGATCCGGATACCGTCTCGATCTGTCATTGCACCGATTGCCAGCGCCTGAGCGGCGGCATCTTCCGCGTGAATATTCCCGCGCCGGCGGAGCACTTCCGCATCGTGAAGGGAGAGCCGCGCCGCTACATCAAGACCGCCGATAGCGGGGCCAGGCGGGTGCATGCATTCTGCGAGAACTGCGGCTCGCCGGTGTATTCCAGCGCGGTCGAAAACCCGACCAGCTATTCGCTGCGCCTGGGAGCGCTGGACCAGCGCGACCAACTGGGCCGGCCGCGCCGGCAAATCTGGACGCGGCGCCGGATCGGCTGGATGCCGCCCCTGCACGAGGTACCCGGGGTCGACGGGCAGCCTTGA
- a CDS encoding LysR family transcriptional regulator, producing MDLRQLAYFVAVADAKSFTRAAVALNLVQSTLSHQIALLEADVGQRLLTRTGRGAVPTEAGAALLLHARAMLNSARKAREELRDLHLNPAGRLAVGLPSQVALSMASPMVSTMRERLPRAIVSISEGISLHLRELLIEGRLDVALLYDPPPSPQLAYRTLTREAFLLVGPAGAPPLPRRVSLAALAGYPMLLPGRGNAIRSQVDSVLAPRGVQLNIVAEAGVVLTLLKLVGDGLGYTAAPASMLMHDGNRLRLQTARIGPPAIRNRLVLATPKARPETRLLKEFLQVVQDLYPPEGVQEAAPRARTGDASSRPVTIKPSSRHRKRGPT from the coding sequence ATGGATCTTCGACAGCTGGCCTATTTCGTGGCCGTTGCGGACGCGAAAAGCTTTACGCGGGCGGCCGTCGCGCTGAATCTCGTGCAATCCACGCTAAGCCACCAGATCGCGCTGCTGGAAGCGGACGTCGGCCAGCGCCTGCTGACGCGCACGGGTCGCGGCGCGGTTCCCACGGAGGCCGGCGCCGCCTTGCTCCTGCACGCGCGCGCCATGTTGAATTCGGCCCGCAAGGCGCGCGAAGAGCTGCGCGACCTGCACCTGAATCCGGCCGGCCGTCTCGCGGTCGGCCTGCCGTCGCAGGTCGCTCTGTCCATGGCGTCGCCGATGGTTTCGACAATGCGCGAACGCCTGCCGCGCGCCATCGTCTCGATTTCCGAGGGCATCAGCCTGCATCTGCGTGAGCTGCTGATCGAGGGCCGGCTGGATGTGGCGCTGCTCTACGATCCCCCACCTTCGCCGCAGCTGGCCTATCGCACGCTGACGCGCGAAGCATTCCTGCTGGTGGGGCCGGCCGGCGCGCCGCCGCTGCCCAGGCGCGTGTCCCTGGCCGCGCTGGCGGGATATCCCATGCTGCTGCCCGGCCGCGGGAACGCCATCCGGTCGCAGGTGGATTCGGTGCTGGCGCCGCGCGGCGTGCAACTGAATATCGTCGCGGAAGCAGGGGTGGTATTGACGCTGTTGAAGCTGGTCGGCGACGGCCTGGGCTATACCGCCGCGCCGGCCAGCATGCTGATGCACGACGGCAACCGGCTGCGCCTGCAAACCGCGCGCATAGGGCCGCCGGCGATCCGCAACCGGCTGGTGCTGGCCACCCCGAAAGCGCGCCCCGAGACGCGGCTATTGAAAGAATTCCTGCAGGTCGTGCAGGATCTGTATCCGCCGGAAGGTGTCCAGGAGGCCGCCCCGCGCGCGCGTACCGGCGATGCCTCCAGCCGCCCTGTTACCATCAAACCTTCCTCCCGGCATCGAAAAAGAGGACCGACATGA
- a CDS encoding cysteine dioxygenase — translation MSTGIDRLRGFVALATRRAEQAGSVAMPDPGLLAAFRDLVSHDDWLPADCAVPHAEHYQQYLLHCDPLERFSIVSFVWGPGQETPVHDHTVWGYVGMLRGEEISQHYGRGTRAGYEPVGEPVRLTPGAVEVLSPSEGDIHKVYNAHADRVSISIHMYGANIGAVRRSVFDPETGRAKPFVSGYSSAQTPNIWDRSAAVRAMAQTPGQ, via the coding sequence ATGAGTACAGGGATCGATAGGCTGCGCGGCTTTGTCGCGCTTGCGACCCGCCGCGCCGAACAGGCCGGCAGCGTGGCGATGCCCGACCCGGGCCTGCTGGCTGCTTTTCGCGATCTCGTCAGCCACGACGACTGGCTACCCGCGGACTGCGCCGTGCCGCATGCGGAGCACTACCAGCAATATCTTCTTCATTGCGATCCCCTGGAGCGCTTCAGCATCGTCAGCTTCGTGTGGGGACCGGGCCAGGAGACACCCGTGCATGACCATACGGTGTGGGGCTACGTCGGCATGCTGCGCGGCGAAGAGATCAGCCAGCACTATGGCCGCGGTACCCGCGCCGGCTACGAGCCGGTGGGCGAACCGGTACGCCTGACGCCCGGCGCGGTAGAGGTGTTATCGCCGTCCGAAGGCGATATCCACAAGGTGTACAACGCCCATGCGGACCGGGTGTCGATCAGCATTCACATGTACGGGGCCAATATCGGCGCGGTGCGGCGCAGCGTATTCGATCCCGAAACGGGTCGGGCAAAGCCCTTCGTATCGGGGTATTCCAGCGCGCAAACGCCGAATATCTGGGATCGATCCGCCGCGGTCCGCGCCATGGCGCAAACGCCCGGTCAGTAG
- a CDS encoding mandelate racemase/muconate lactonizing enzyme family protein has protein sequence MTIESIEAHVFRAPIDVPVRAAVGSFSNRPAVFVRVAAADGAWGWGEVFCNFPPVGAEHRARLTRDLVAPMLLGKPSDDPRGTWRMLDEGLRRMAIQAGEPGPMAQVASAIDQALWDMRARRAGRPLWRVLADAAGTAADGADGRVLPYASGLGPDKVAETALAKQKEGYAAFKFKVGFEPDRDQANFRDIRAALGPNARIMVDANQAWAPDVADARIAALEPFRPYWVEEPLAADEALSDWRRLARGTTLALAAGENIRGQADFQAAIDNGHLRFIQPDVGKWGGISGCMEVARYARIAGLTFCPHWLGGGIGLAASMHLRAALGPAGMVEVDANPNPLRETVWTLPQAVNEDGWITLPDTPGIGVEPDLAALARYRAPY, from the coding sequence ATGACGATAGAAAGTATCGAGGCCCATGTTTTCCGCGCGCCCATCGATGTGCCGGTGCGGGCCGCCGTGGGCAGTTTCAGCAACCGTCCCGCCGTTTTCGTGCGGGTCGCGGCCGCCGATGGGGCCTGGGGCTGGGGCGAAGTGTTCTGCAACTTCCCGCCGGTGGGAGCGGAACATCGGGCGCGGCTCACGCGCGACCTGGTCGCGCCGATGCTGCTCGGCAAGCCCAGCGATGACCCCAGGGGCACCTGGCGCATGCTCGACGAAGGCCTGCGCCGCATGGCGATACAGGCCGGCGAACCCGGCCCGATGGCGCAGGTGGCGTCGGCCATCGACCAGGCGCTGTGGGATATGCGGGCGCGGCGCGCGGGACGGCCGTTGTGGCGCGTCCTCGCGGACGCCGCCGGAACCGCGGCCGATGGCGCGGATGGCCGGGTCCTTCCCTATGCCAGCGGCCTCGGGCCGGACAAGGTCGCCGAAACGGCGTTGGCCAAGCAGAAGGAAGGCTATGCCGCGTTCAAGTTCAAGGTAGGCTTCGAGCCGGACCGCGACCAGGCGAACTTTCGCGACATCCGGGCGGCCCTGGGACCCAATGCCCGCATCATGGTGGACGCCAACCAGGCATGGGCGCCGGACGTCGCGGACGCACGCATCGCGGCGCTGGAGCCATTCCGTCCATATTGGGTGGAAGAGCCGCTGGCGGCCGACGAAGCGCTGTCGGACTGGCGCCGGCTCGCGCGCGGCACCACGCTGGCGCTGGCCGCCGGCGAGAACATCCGGGGCCAGGCCGATTTCCAGGCCGCCATCGATAACGGACACCTGCGCTTCATCCAGCCGGACGTCGGCAAGTGGGGCGGGATTTCCGGCTGCATGGAGGTCGCCCGCTACGCCCGGATCGCCGGCCTGACCTTCTGTCCGCATTGGCTGGGCGGAGGCATCGGACTGGCCGCCTCCATGCACCTGCGCGCGGCGCTGGGCCCGGCCGGCATGGTGGAAGTCGACGCCAATCCCAATCCGCTGCGGGAAACCGTATGGACCCTGCCGCAGGCGGTAAACGAAGATGGCTGGATCACGCTGCCCGACACACCCGGCATCGGCGTCGAGCCCGACCTCGCGGCCCTGGCCCGGTATCGCGCGCCCTACTGA
- a CDS encoding Bug family tripartite tricarboxylate transporter substrate binding protein, translated as MTHQPNRVRRSFVHAMAALALAGTTSAALAADSYPSQPIRLIVPFSPGGAVDAYARIVAPALGKELGQSIVVDNRPGASGIIGTEAVARAPADGYTLLLGNIATLGINPVIYKNNPFDPLKQLTPITKTVVVNYVLVVNPTKVPVRTAAELVSYAKAHPGVLSYGSSGTGSMQQMAAALFEARTQIKMLHVPYKGTGALLGDLVAGHVDMIFADQGTMMQQVKAGKLAVLGVGGLQRVPEYPDIPTIAEAANIPGFEVVAWQGLAGPAGLPAGVVDKLAKAVNKVQSDKDIHAKLLDAGLVPDAGSPEDFRRYIGSELQKWGKVANDLGVKAD; from the coding sequence ATGACACACCAGCCTAACCGCGTGCGGCGGTCCTTCGTGCACGCCATGGCGGCACTCGCCCTGGCCGGGACAACGTCGGCCGCGCTTGCCGCGGACAGCTATCCCAGCCAACCCATACGCCTTATCGTGCCGTTTTCCCCTGGCGGCGCGGTCGACGCCTACGCGCGCATCGTCGCGCCCGCGCTCGGCAAGGAACTGGGGCAGAGTATCGTGGTGGACAACCGGCCGGGTGCCAGCGGCATCATCGGAACGGAAGCCGTGGCCCGGGCGCCCGCCGACGGCTACACGCTGCTGCTGGGCAATATCGCCACATTGGGCATCAATCCCGTCATCTACAAGAACAATCCCTTCGATCCACTGAAGCAACTGACGCCCATCACCAAGACGGTCGTCGTCAATTACGTGCTTGTGGTCAATCCGACCAAGGTGCCCGTGCGCACGGCGGCGGAGCTGGTCAGCTATGCCAAGGCGCATCCGGGCGTATTGAGCTACGGTTCGTCCGGCACCGGCAGCATGCAGCAAATGGCCGCCGCGCTTTTCGAGGCACGCACGCAGATCAAGATGCTGCACGTGCCTTACAAGGGCACGGGCGCGCTGCTGGGCGACCTGGTGGCGGGCCACGTGGACATGATCTTCGCCGACCAGGGCACGATGATGCAGCAGGTCAAGGCCGGCAAGCTGGCCGTGCTGGGCGTGGGCGGATTGCAGCGCGTGCCGGAGTACCCGGACATTCCCACGATCGCCGAAGCCGCCAACATCCCCGGCTTCGAAGTCGTGGCATGGCAAGGGCTGGCCGGCCCTGCCGGGCTGCCCGCCGGCGTTGTCGACAAACTCGCCAAGGCTGTCAACAAGGTCCAGTCCGACAAGGACATCCATGCGAAACTGCTGGACGCCGGCCTCGTGCCCGACGCGGGATCGCCGGAGGATTTCCGCCGCTATATCGGCTCCGAGCTCCAGAAGTGGGGCAAGGTGGCAAATGACCTTGGCGTGAAAGCCGACTGA
- a CDS encoding LysR substrate-binding domain-containing protein, producing the protein MTATLGASARYRLDRLRVRHLRLLEIVGREGSLGAAARELGISQPAATLLLRELEEVFEAVLVDRDARGARLTPQGRGAMDRLAIAMSILDQAMEAAQAPGSIPTLRVGCVQMAGFTALPDALSRLLAADELAYTRIVEGESQGLLQALGAGELDCAVAWLDESIAAAVDLSRFSIEPLWSGQMRVFAAARHPLARRRQVSVGELARWPWVVPNPGSRTHAAFQRLFLNGGMAAPRPRLVCSSVHSGAHIVAGGSFLGIAPDTVVARYRDSLSLRPLRGDALLLAPARLSFFALKDAAAFEPVARFREAVRAAASPGRATGRL; encoded by the coding sequence GTGACCGCTACCCTCGGCGCTTCGGCGCGTTACCGCCTGGACCGCCTGCGTGTGCGGCATCTGCGTCTGCTGGAAATTGTCGGCCGGGAAGGATCCTTGGGCGCCGCGGCGCGCGAACTGGGCATCAGCCAGCCGGCGGCAACGCTGTTGCTGCGCGAGCTGGAGGAGGTGTTCGAGGCCGTCCTGGTCGATCGCGATGCGCGCGGGGCGCGCTTGACGCCGCAGGGTCGTGGCGCGATGGACCGGCTCGCCATCGCCATGTCCATCCTTGACCAGGCGATGGAAGCCGCGCAGGCGCCGGGGTCGATCCCCACGCTGCGGGTCGGGTGCGTGCAAATGGCGGGTTTCACGGCGCTGCCCGATGCCTTGTCGCGCCTGCTGGCGGCGGACGAACTTGCCTACACGCGGATCGTGGAGGGAGAAAGTCAGGGCCTGCTGCAGGCGCTGGGCGCGGGCGAGCTGGATTGCGCGGTGGCCTGGCTGGACGAGTCGATCGCGGCGGCCGTCGATCTGTCCCGTTTCAGTATCGAACCGCTGTGGTCCGGGCAGATGCGTGTCTTCGCGGCCGCCCGCCACCCGCTGGCGCGGCGCAGACAGGTGTCCGTCGGGGAACTGGCGCGATGGCCGTGGGTCGTCCCGAATCCCGGCTCGCGCACCCACGCGGCCTTCCAGCGCCTGTTCCTGAATGGCGGCATGGCCGCGCCGCGGCCGCGGCTGGTCTGTTCGTCGGTCCATTCGGGCGCGCATATCGTGGCGGGCGGCTCTTTTCTGGGAATCGCGCCCGATACCGTCGTGGCGCGGTATCGGGACAGCCTGTCGCTGCGGCCATTGCGTGGCGATGCCTTGCTCCTTGCGCCCGCCAGGTTGTCCTTCTTCGCCTTGAAGGATGCGGCCGCCTTCGAGCCCGTCGCGCGCTTTCGCGAGGCGGTGCGCGCGGCCGCCAGCCCGGGCAGGGCAACCGGTCGTTTATGA
- a CDS encoding Bug family tripartite tricarboxylate transporter substrate binding protein: MRFVLAIVAALLAASAAAADADTYPNRPVTIVVPYTAGGGVDTVTRILAPLLSKRLGQPVLIENRAGVSGMVGSQMVARAKPDGYTLLAGNTTTNVSNLFVYKQLPYDPRKDFTPIVMVDRGPCVLVVPPDSKFNSVQDIIHELKSQPPDTLNYGTSGNGSFHHMSAALFMSMTHTHMRQIAYKGSPNVMTDLMGKRLDMAFEVIPVAEPLIKAGRLKALAVTSKTEMTALPGVRPVADLGLPGFEMVAWKGIFAPAGTPAPIADRLGRELSEIVRMPEVQKRLEALGVIADGRRNEAFGKVVQADIAYWGPILHAAGVVPE; encoded by the coding sequence ATGCGCTTTGTGCTTGCCATCGTGGCCGCGCTGCTGGCGGCGTCCGCCGCCGCGGCCGACGCCGATACCTACCCCAATCGCCCCGTAACCATCGTCGTGCCGTATACGGCAGGCGGCGGCGTGGATACGGTGACGCGCATCCTGGCGCCGCTGCTATCCAAACGCCTGGGACAACCCGTGCTGATCGAAAACCGCGCGGGCGTATCCGGCATGGTCGGCTCGCAGATGGTCGCCCGCGCCAAGCCGGACGGCTATACCCTGCTGGCAGGCAACACGACGACCAATGTTTCGAACCTGTTCGTCTACAAGCAATTGCCCTACGATCCGCGCAAGGACTTCACCCCCATCGTCATGGTGGACCGCGGGCCCTGCGTGCTGGTCGTGCCGCCCGACAGCAAGTTCAACTCCGTGCAGGACATCATCCACGAACTGAAGTCGCAACCGCCCGACACGCTGAATTACGGCACCAGCGGCAATGGCAGCTTCCACCATATGTCGGCGGCCCTTTTCATGAGCATGACGCACACGCACATGCGGCAGATCGCCTACAAGGGCAGTCCGAACGTCATGACCGACCTGATGGGCAAGCGGCTGGATATGGCGTTCGAGGTCATACCCGTGGCGGAACCCCTGATCAAGGCCGGGCGGCTGAAGGCCCTGGCGGTCACCAGCAAAACGGAAATGACCGCCCTGCCCGGCGTGCGTCCGGTGGCCGACCTGGGGCTGCCCGGTTTCGAGATGGTTGCGTGGAAAGGGATCTTCGCGCCGGCCGGCACGCCGGCCCCCATCGCCGACCGGCTGGGCCGCGAACTGTCGGAGATCGTGCGCATGCCGGAGGTGCAAAAGCGGCTGGAAGCCCTGGGCGTAATCGCGGACGGCCGTCGCAACGAGGCGTTCGGCAAGGTGGTGCAAGCGGACATCGCCTATTGGGGTCCCATCCTGCACGCGGCCGGCGTCGTTCCTGAATAG